A genomic segment from Triticum dicoccoides isolate Atlit2015 ecotype Zavitan chromosome 1A, WEW_v2.0, whole genome shotgun sequence encodes:
- the LOC119368153 gene encoding uncharacterized protein LOC119368153: MTDALSRAHMREEKEAGDAEKEALSSTKASVAQEHSETSILPDFLFDKDENVGIGVVAVAGKANPAQLCQWLKRKISKDVKIFRHCPHGLRIVISRASRVGLRCLPAATCVALGLHPR; encoded by the exons ATGACCGATGCTTTGTCAAGGGCTCATATGAGAGAAGAAAAGGAGGCTGGAGATGCAGAGAAAGAAGCTCTAAGCTCGACAAAGGCATCAG TTGCACAAGAGCATTCAGAAACATCCATTTTGCCTGATTTTTTGTTTGACAAGGATGAAAACGTCGGCATTGGAGTCGTGGCCGTGGCAGGGAAGGCGAACCCAGCGCAGCTCTGCCAGTGGCTCAAGAGGAAGATAAGCAAGGATGTCAAGATTTTCCGCCATTGTCCACACGGGCTGAGAATTGTAATAAGCAG GGCTAGCCGTGTGGGGTTAAGGTGCTTGCCGGCGGCGACCTGCGTGGCTCTCGGCCTGCATCCTCGCTGA